In the genome of Quercus robur chromosome 3, dhQueRobu3.1, whole genome shotgun sequence, one region contains:
- the LOC126716575 gene encoding pentatricopeptide repeat-containing protein At1g11900 isoform X1 — protein sequence MITTSRHLKHYIFLCNPTKSSLPIPQFSIIQSRLHIYYNCIASITVGFPLPFFTIIRNFIGKCQFPATQASPNKEEVTDEVFNQILTSVENASRPNTKICTAYVDKFCRAGNLSAAARLLQSLHHKHIFLNPKAYNLLLRAASEKHDIDLLCQVFKDLLISNGVLSSTCYADVAKAFTKTNDGVQLLRFIKKVSALTSPSTTVVNRIIFAFAKCGQVDKALLIYDQFKSLSCQPDLFTYNTILDILGRAGRTDEMLHEFASMKEAGIAPDIVSYNTLLNNLKKVGRLDLCLVYFREMGENGIEPDLLTYTALIESFGRSGNIEESIRLFNEMKMRRIRPSIYIYRSLVSQLKKMGKVDLALKYLEELNSSHSNLAGPNDFKRKKR from the exons ATGATAACCACTTCAAGGCACCTCAAGCACTACATTTTCCTATGCAACCCAACAAAATCTTCTTTGCCGATTCCCCAGTTTTCCATCATTCAAAGCAGGCTTCACATTTACTAT AACTGTATCGCATCCATCACAGTAGGTTTCCCTTTGCCGTTCTTCACCATTATAAGGAATTTCATAGGCAAGTGTCAGTTTCCTGCAACACAGGCCTCTCCTAATAAAGAGGAAGTGACAGATGAAGTCTTTAATCAAATTCTTACTTCTGTAGAAAATGCTTCAAGGCCCAATACGAAAATTTGTACTGCTTATGTTGACAAGTTTTGTAGAGCTGGAAATCTTTCTGCTGCTGCTAGATTACTTCAATCATTACATCATAAACACATCTTCCTTAACCCTAAAGCATATAATCTCTTATTGAGGGCAGCGAGTGAAAAGCATGACATTGACCTTTTGTGTCAAGTTTTCAAAGATTTATTAATATCTAATGGAGTCTTGAGTTCGACGTGTTATGCCGATGTTGCCAAGgcttttacaaaaacaaatgaTGGTGTACAGCTACTCAGATTCATCAAAAAAGTGTCAGCATTGACCTCTCCTAGCACAACAGTTGTAAACAGAATCATCTTTGCCTTTGCCAAATGTGGGCAGGTTGATAAGGCCCTTTTGATATATGATCAGTTTAAGAGTCTAAGTTGTCAACCCGATTTATTCACATATAATACCATTTTGGATATCTTGGGTCGTGCTGGACGCACAGATGAAATGCTTCACGAATTTGCCTCCATGAAAGAAGCTGGCATTGCCCCAGACATTGTTTCTTATAATACATTATTAAATAACTTGAAGAAGGTAGGGAGACTAGATTTATGCCTGGTATATTTCAGAGAAATGGGTGAGAATGGGATTGAACCAGATTTGCTTACTTATACTGCATTGATTGAGAGCTTCGGTAGATCAGGTAACATTGAGGAATCTATAAGACTCTTCAATGAGATGAAGATGAGGCGGATCCGTCCTTCAATCTATATTTATCGATCACTAGTCAGTCAGTTAAAGAAGATGGGGAAGGTGGATTTGGCATTGAAATATTTGGAGGAATTGAATTCAAGTCATTCAAATCTTGCTGGTCCAAacgatttcaaaagaaaaaaaaggtag
- the LOC126716575 gene encoding pentatricopeptide repeat-containing protein At1g11900 isoform X2, which produces MQPNKIFFADSPVFHHSKQASHLLLGFPLPFFTIIRNFIGKCQFPATQASPNKEEVTDEVFNQILTSVENASRPNTKICTAYVDKFCRAGNLSAAARLLQSLHHKHIFLNPKAYNLLLRAASEKHDIDLLCQVFKDLLISNGVLSSTCYADVAKAFTKTNDGVQLLRFIKKVSALTSPSTTVVNRIIFAFAKCGQVDKALLIYDQFKSLSCQPDLFTYNTILDILGRAGRTDEMLHEFASMKEAGIAPDIVSYNTLLNNLKKVGRLDLCLVYFREMGENGIEPDLLTYTALIESFGRSGNIEESIRLFNEMKMRRIRPSIYIYRSLVSQLKKMGKVDLALKYLEELNSSHSNLAGPNDFKRKKR; this is translated from the exons ATGCAACCCAACAAAATCTTCTTTGCCGATTCCCCAGTTTTCCATCATTCAAAGCAGGCTTCACATTTACTAT TAGGTTTCCCTTTGCCGTTCTTCACCATTATAAGGAATTTCATAGGCAAGTGTCAGTTTCCTGCAACACAGGCCTCTCCTAATAAAGAGGAAGTGACAGATGAAGTCTTTAATCAAATTCTTACTTCTGTAGAAAATGCTTCAAGGCCCAATACGAAAATTTGTACTGCTTATGTTGACAAGTTTTGTAGAGCTGGAAATCTTTCTGCTGCTGCTAGATTACTTCAATCATTACATCATAAACACATCTTCCTTAACCCTAAAGCATATAATCTCTTATTGAGGGCAGCGAGTGAAAAGCATGACATTGACCTTTTGTGTCAAGTTTTCAAAGATTTATTAATATCTAATGGAGTCTTGAGTTCGACGTGTTATGCCGATGTTGCCAAGgcttttacaaaaacaaatgaTGGTGTACAGCTACTCAGATTCATCAAAAAAGTGTCAGCATTGACCTCTCCTAGCACAACAGTTGTAAACAGAATCATCTTTGCCTTTGCCAAATGTGGGCAGGTTGATAAGGCCCTTTTGATATATGATCAGTTTAAGAGTCTAAGTTGTCAACCCGATTTATTCACATATAATACCATTTTGGATATCTTGGGTCGTGCTGGACGCACAGATGAAATGCTTCACGAATTTGCCTCCATGAAAGAAGCTGGCATTGCCCCAGACATTGTTTCTTATAATACATTATTAAATAACTTGAAGAAGGTAGGGAGACTAGATTTATGCCTGGTATATTTCAGAGAAATGGGTGAGAATGGGATTGAACCAGATTTGCTTACTTATACTGCATTGATTGAGAGCTTCGGTAGATCAGGTAACATTGAGGAATCTATAAGACTCTTCAATGAGATGAAGATGAGGCGGATCCGTCCTTCAATCTATATTTATCGATCACTAGTCAGTCAGTTAAAGAAGATGGGGAAGGTGGATTTGGCATTGAAATATTTGGAGGAATTGAATTCAAGTCATTCAAATCTTGCTGGTCCAAacgatttcaaaagaaaaaaaaggtag
- the LOC126716576 gene encoding uncharacterized protein LOC126716576: MATETASSDYTSATDHEQTEKKVIEEVKAIEQDSVSFSKESVEEEPKVDESPSPATPLSKLEEVSENKHIEPLIPGVEKTDDAPISDLPVEDDTKEEKHSIPDSHTPSIPLPAPVEDTGNTQPEEQPAVESAVKEAPEQVANSSLEKEQEEKPKVVDAHELIAEATEKLEEPLDVLPPKESEAIGINEIKDSNVESIEVEKVEAAATETDEKLGEQSELTKQVEKTYEEVQPEVAVMETKEKPAEQSELTKQVEKTYVEVQPEAAAIETEEKPVEQSELIKQLEKTYEEVQPEVAVMETKEKPAEQSELTKQVEKTYVEVQPEAAAIETEEKPVEQSELIKQVEKTYEEVETKGSVEVDSATNTGTSAEKDENTQFFKKEQTDKAEEPIVITNSKQVLTDQEAQTDLKEDGGEFCPPSTVSQKVDTEDKKGFSGADEVEELSKKPVVETEKVAEENEAKTVETEKENEQRNSIPEESSPIKEGDINSSISTAEVIEKSYEGENTGRDVEAIEENKGEQNVEDKIPALAETDKDEHLEEKQAEVSTERENTGGRDIEVVEENKEEQNVEDKMPALAETDKDEHLEEKQAEVSTERENTGRDVEVVEENKEEQNVEDKSPAKTNKDEHLEEKQAEVTTAISETLKESQEKQAEVTTIVSEPLKESQEKQAEVTTVVSESLKESQENTTVVSEPLKESQESELHLRSEKTVETGEDKFEKEKVDEVAKSEVQNLEPPVNIGDEIKTSQDQPKELPAKSTQKQSNNIISKVKQSLVKAKKAIIGKSPSSKTLSSDTKGDIKVK; this comes from the exons ATGGCTACTGAGACTGCTTCATCAGATTATACTTCTGCTACTGATCATGAG CAAACTGAGAAGAAGGTGATTGAAGAAGTAAAAGCTATTGAGCAAGACAGTGTCTCTTTTTCCAAGGAAAGTGTAGAAGAAGAACCCAAAGTCGATGAGTCACCAAGTCCAGCAACCCCATTATCTAAACTTGAAGAAGTGTCAGAGAATAAGCACATTGAGCCTCTTATACCTGGGGTTGAGAAGACTGACGATGCTCCTATTTCAGATCTTCCAGTTGAAGATGATACAAAGGAGGAAAAGCACTCCATTCCTGATTCACACACTCCCAGCATACCATTGCCAGCGCCAGTGGAAGACACTGGTAATACCCAACCAGAAGAGCAACCAGCTGTGGAATCTGCAGTAAAAGAAGCACCAGAACAAGTAGCAAATTCATCTCTTGAGAAAGAGCAAGAGGAGAAACCTAAAGTTGTTGATGCCCATGAATTAATAGCTGAAGCTACTGAGAAACTAGAGGAGCCACTGGATGTGCTTCCTCCAAAAGAATCAGAAGCCATAGGGATAAATGAGATTAAAGATTCAAATGTGGAGTCCATAGAAGTGGAGAAAGTGGAAGCTGCAGCTACTGAAACCGACGAAAAGCTAGGAGAACAATCTGAACTTACTAAACAAGTTGAGAAAACATATGAGGAGGTTCAACCAGAAGTTGCAGTCATGGAAACCAAGGAAAAGCCAGCAGAACAATCTGAACTTACTAAACAAGTTGAGAAAACATACGTGGAGGTTCAACCAGAAGCTGCAGCTATTGAAACCGAGGAGAAGCCAGTAGAGCAATCTGAACTGATTAAACAACTTGAGAAAACATATGAGGAGGTTCAACCAGAAGTTGCAGTCATGGAAACCAAGGAAAAGCCAGCAGAACAATCTGAACTTACTAAACAAGTTGAGAAAACATACGTGGAGGTTCAACCAGAAGCTGCAGCTATTGAAACCGAGGAGAAGCCAGTAGAGCAATCTGAACTGATTAAACAAGTTGAGAAAACATATGAAGAGGTTGAGACAAAGGGAAGTGTGGAGGTTGATTCAGCCACAAACACAGGGACTTCGGCTGAAAAGGATGAGAATACCCAATTTTTCAAGAAAGAGCAAACTGATAAAGCGGAAGAACCTATTGTAATCACAAATTCTAAACAAGTCCTGACTGATCAAGAAGCTCAGACTGATCtgaaagaagatggaggagaattTTGTCCACCAAGTACTGTCTCACAGAAGGTTGATACAGAAGACAAAAAGGGGTTCAGTGGGGCTGATGAGGTTGAAGAGCTATCAAAGAAGCCAGTGGTGGAGACAGAAAAAGTTGCAGAAGAGAATGAGGCAAAGACTGTGGAAACTGAAAAAGAGAATGAACAGAGAAATTCAATACCTGAGGAATCAAGTCCAATTAAAGAAGGGGATATCAATAGTTCTATTTCCACAGCTGAAGTTATTGAAAAATCATATGAGGGAGAGAATACTGGCAGAGATGTTGAAGCGATTGAGGAGAACAAAGGAGAGCAGAATGTAGAAGACAAGATACCAGCTTTAGCCGAGACTGATAAAGACGAGCACTTGGAAGAAAAGCAGGCTGAAGTATCAACTGAGAGAGAGAATACTGGTGGCAGAGATATTGAAGTGGTTGAGGAGAACAAAGAAGAGCAGAATGTAGAAGACAAGATGCCAGCTTTAGCCGAGACTGATAAAGACGAGCACTTGGAAGAAAAGCAGGCTGAAGTATCAACTGAGAGAGAGAATACTGGCAGAGATGTTGAAGTGGTTGAGGAGAACAAAGAAGAGCAGAATGTAGAAGACAAGTCACCAGCCAAAACCAACAAAGATGAGCACTTGGAGGAAAAGCAGGCTGAAGTCACTACAGCCATTAGTGAAACACTAAAGGAATCCCAGGAAAAGCAAGCTGAAGTCACTACGATTGTTAGTGAACCACTTAAGGAATCCCAGGAAAAGCAGGCTGAAGTCACTACAGTTGTTAGTGAATCACTTAAGGAATCCCAGGAAAACACTACAGTTGTTAGTGAACCACTTAAAGAATCCCAGGAATCTGAGTTGCATTTAAGAAGTGAAAAAACTGTAGAAACTGGTGAAGATaagtttgagaaagaaaaagttgacGAGGTTGCAAAATCTGAGGTTCAGAATCTGGAGCCACCTGTCAATATTGGTGATGAGATTAAAACATCTCAGGACCAGCCAAAAGAACTACCAGCCAAGTCCACTCAAAAGCAATCAAATAACATTATATCCAAGGTAAAACAGTCACTTGTGAAGGCAAAGAAAGCCATCATTGGGAAATCTCCAAGCTCAAAAACCCTCTCCTCTGATACCAAGGGTGACATTAAAGTCAAATAA
- the LOC126716577 gene encoding transcription factor PIF3 isoform X2 translates to MPLSELYRMAKGKLESTREKNTTCSNDLSFLPENDLFELVWENGQILKQGQSSRARKSPTRNNFQSHCLPSYTSKIRDKDIGNGSNSKMGKFGGMMSVLNEIPMSVPSDEMDLSQDDDMMPWLNYPIDDSLQHEYCSEFLPELSGVTVNELSNQNNLASIDKRSSCNLVYRDCHTNSVNDVVSLGQGNASKVSSVGVGEATRPRTTPLYPSSSSQQCQTSFSSLRSKVTDGAGNNTSSVMHRAVCGDSTQVASAAGGFPTIKMQKKDQMSSNNNSNLMNFSHFSRPAALVKANLQNMGLMAGSDLSSMERITSKDKGSAASIKHPPESTHINSISGLQKESSSHCQPLAAPAPSKVDLKPSEDKPVEETVARKQSEAVCPDEASRNDNISNQVFGESVTKGLPDGEKTTEPVVASSSVCSGNSVERPSDDPTHNLKRKFRDTEESECHSEDIEEESIGAKKAAPGRAGTGSKRSRAAEVHNLSERRRRDRINEKMRALQELIPNCNKVDKASMLDEAIEYLKTLQLQVQIMSMGAGFYMPPMMLPTGMQHMSAPHMAHFSPMGVGMGMGMGMGMGYGMGMPDMNVGPTGYPMIQVPPMQGAHFPGPPISGHTAMHGMAGSNLQMFGLPGQGLPMPMPRAPLIPLSGGPVMKSATGLNACGVVGPVENVDSAPASSSKDPMQNVNSQAMQITGASSSMTQTSSQCPATNARFEPSSLVQNNGQVSDVVGNTAVNSANGNDLVPSKPA, encoded by the exons ATGCCTTTGTCTGAGCTGTATCGAATGGCTAAAGGAAAGCTTGAGTCTACTAGGGAGAAGAACACCACTTGTTCAAATGATCTGTCTTTTCT ACCAGAGAATGATCTTTTTGAGCTGGTATGGGAAAATGGTCAGATTTTGAAGCAAGGTCAGTCCAGTAGAGCTAGAAAGAGCCCAACTAGgaacaactttcaatctcacTGTTTACCATCTTACACCTCTAAGATAAGAGATAAAGATATAGGGAATGGCAGCAATTCAAAGATGGGAAAGTTTGGGGGAATGATGTCTGTATTGAATGAAATCCCAATGTCAGTGCCATCAGATGAAATGGATTTGAGTCAAGATGATGACAtgatgccttggttgaattatCCAATTGATGATTCTTTACAACATGAATATTGTTCTGAGTTCTTGCCTGAATTATCTGGGGTCACTGTAAATGAACTGTCCAACCAGAATAATTTGGCATCTATCGACAAAAGAAGTAGTTGTAATCTGGTATATAGGGATTGCCATACTAATTCAGTAAATGATGTTGTGAGTTTAGGACAGGGGAATGCGTCAAAAGTTTCTTCAGTAGGAGTAGGTGAGGCCACAAGACCTAGAACTACTCCTTTAtacccatcatcatcatcacaacAATGTCAAACATCCTTTTCATCTCTTAGATCAAAGGTTACAGATGGCGCTGGCAATAATACGAGCAGTGTCATGCACCGTGCTGTATGTGGGGATTCAACACAGGTTGCATCTGCTGCAGGTGGATTTCCTACTATAAAGATGCAGAAGAAAGATCAAATGTCATCTAACAATAATTCCAATCTGATgaatttctctcatttctcaCGTCCTGCTGCTCTTGTGAAGGCTAATCTTCAGAACATGGGCCTCATGGCTGGTTCGGATTTATCAAGCATGGAAAGGATAACAAGTAAGGATAAAGGTTCTGCTGCAAGTATTAAACATCCTCCTGAATCAACACATATCAATTCCATTAGTGGTTTACAAAAAGAATCAAGTTCCCATTGTCAACCTCTTGCTGCACCTGCGCCATCCAAGGTTGATTTAAAACCATCAGAGGATAAGCCTGTTGAGGAAACAGTTGCCAGAAAACAATCTGAGGCTGTCTGTCCAGATGAGGCCTCTAGGAATGACAATATCTCCAATCAAGTCTTCGGTGAAAGTGTGACAAAGGGACTGCCAGATGGTGAGAAGACTACAGAGCCTGTTGttgcttcttcttctgtttGTTCAGGCAATAGCGTCGAGAGACCTTCCGATGATCCAACGCataatttgaagagaaaatttCGTGACACTGAGGAGTCCGAATGCCATAGTGAA GACATTGAAGAGGAATCAATTGGGGCAAAAAAAGCAGCTCCTGGCCGAGCGGGTACAGGTTCAAAGAGAAGCCGGGCAGCAGAAGTACATAATTTATCCGAAAGG AGGCGAAGAGATAGGATCAATGAGAAGATGCGTGCATTGCAAGAACTTATTCCAAACTGCAATAAG GTGGACAAAGCTTCAATGCTTGATGAGGCCATAGAGTATCTGAAGACACTTCAACTTCAAGTGCAA ATTATGTCAATGGGAGCTGGTTTTTATATGCCTCCAATGATGTTACCAACTGGAATGCAACACATGAGTGCACCTCATATGGCTCATTTCTCTCCAATGGGCGTTGGAATGGGAATGGGAATGGGAATGGGAATGGGCTATGGGATGGGTATGCCAGACATGAATGTTGGACCTACGGGTTACCCTATGATTCAAGTGCCCCCCATGCAAGGAGCACATTTCCCTGGCCCACCTATATCAGGACACACTGCTATGCATGGGATGGCCGGATCTAACCTTCAGATGTTTGGGCTTCCTGGTCAAGGACTTCCAATGCCAATGCCTCGTGCACCATTAATTCCTTTGTCGGGAGGGCCTGTTATGAAGTCTGCCACAGGACTTAATGCCTGTGGGGTTGTAGGTCCTGTGGAAAATGTGGATTCAGCTCCAGCCTCTAGCTCAAAGGATCCAATGCAGAATGTTAATTCTCAAGCGATGCAAATCACTGGTGCTAGTAGCTCAATGACTCAGACATCTAGTCAG TGTCCAGCAACAAATGCAAGATTTGAACCATCTTCTTTGGTGCAAAATAATGGTCAAGTCTCAGATGTTGTTGGCAACACAGCTGTTAACTCTGCAAATGGAAATGACCTTGTGCCTAGTAAACCAGCTT GA
- the LOC126716577 gene encoding transcription factor PIF3 isoform X1, whose translation MPLSELYRMAKGKLESTREKNTTCSNDLSFLPENDLFELVWENGQILKQGQSSRARKSPTRNNFQSHCLPSYTSKIRDKDIGNGSNSKMGKFGGMMSVLNEIPMSVPSDEMDLSQDDDMMPWLNYPIDDSLQHEYCSEFLPELSGVTVNELSNQNNLASIDKRSSCNLVYRDCHTNSVNDVVSLGQGNASKVSSVGVGEATRPRTTPLYPSSSSQQCQTSFSSLRSKVTDGAGNNTSSVMHRAVCGDSTQVASAAGGFPTIKMQKKDQMSSNNNSNLMNFSHFSRPAALVKANLQNMGLMAGSDLSSMERITSKDKGSAASIKHPPESTHINSISGLQKESSSHCQPLAAPAPSKVDLKPSEDKPVEETVARKQSEAVCPDEASRNDNISNQVFGESVTKGLPDGEKTTEPVVASSSVCSGNSVERPSDDPTHNLKRKFRDTEESECHSEDIEEESIGAKKAAPGRAGTGSKRSRAAEVHNLSERRRRDRINEKMRALQELIPNCNKVDKASMLDEAIEYLKTLQLQVQIMSMGAGFYMPPMMLPTGMQHMSAPHMAHFSPMGVGMGMGMGMGMGYGMGMPDMNVGPTGYPMIQVPPMQGAHFPGPPISGHTAMHGMAGSNLQMFGLPGQGLPMPMPRAPLIPLSGGPVMKSATGLNACGVVGPVENVDSAPASSSKDPMQNVNSQAMQITGASSSMTQTSSQCPATNARFEPSSLVQNNGQVSDVVGNTAVNSANGNDLVPSKPACYD comes from the exons ATGCCTTTGTCTGAGCTGTATCGAATGGCTAAAGGAAAGCTTGAGTCTACTAGGGAGAAGAACACCACTTGTTCAAATGATCTGTCTTTTCT ACCAGAGAATGATCTTTTTGAGCTGGTATGGGAAAATGGTCAGATTTTGAAGCAAGGTCAGTCCAGTAGAGCTAGAAAGAGCCCAACTAGgaacaactttcaatctcacTGTTTACCATCTTACACCTCTAAGATAAGAGATAAAGATATAGGGAATGGCAGCAATTCAAAGATGGGAAAGTTTGGGGGAATGATGTCTGTATTGAATGAAATCCCAATGTCAGTGCCATCAGATGAAATGGATTTGAGTCAAGATGATGACAtgatgccttggttgaattatCCAATTGATGATTCTTTACAACATGAATATTGTTCTGAGTTCTTGCCTGAATTATCTGGGGTCACTGTAAATGAACTGTCCAACCAGAATAATTTGGCATCTATCGACAAAAGAAGTAGTTGTAATCTGGTATATAGGGATTGCCATACTAATTCAGTAAATGATGTTGTGAGTTTAGGACAGGGGAATGCGTCAAAAGTTTCTTCAGTAGGAGTAGGTGAGGCCACAAGACCTAGAACTACTCCTTTAtacccatcatcatcatcacaacAATGTCAAACATCCTTTTCATCTCTTAGATCAAAGGTTACAGATGGCGCTGGCAATAATACGAGCAGTGTCATGCACCGTGCTGTATGTGGGGATTCAACACAGGTTGCATCTGCTGCAGGTGGATTTCCTACTATAAAGATGCAGAAGAAAGATCAAATGTCATCTAACAATAATTCCAATCTGATgaatttctctcatttctcaCGTCCTGCTGCTCTTGTGAAGGCTAATCTTCAGAACATGGGCCTCATGGCTGGTTCGGATTTATCAAGCATGGAAAGGATAACAAGTAAGGATAAAGGTTCTGCTGCAAGTATTAAACATCCTCCTGAATCAACACATATCAATTCCATTAGTGGTTTACAAAAAGAATCAAGTTCCCATTGTCAACCTCTTGCTGCACCTGCGCCATCCAAGGTTGATTTAAAACCATCAGAGGATAAGCCTGTTGAGGAAACAGTTGCCAGAAAACAATCTGAGGCTGTCTGTCCAGATGAGGCCTCTAGGAATGACAATATCTCCAATCAAGTCTTCGGTGAAAGTGTGACAAAGGGACTGCCAGATGGTGAGAAGACTACAGAGCCTGTTGttgcttcttcttctgtttGTTCAGGCAATAGCGTCGAGAGACCTTCCGATGATCCAACGCataatttgaagagaaaatttCGTGACACTGAGGAGTCCGAATGCCATAGTGAA GACATTGAAGAGGAATCAATTGGGGCAAAAAAAGCAGCTCCTGGCCGAGCGGGTACAGGTTCAAAGAGAAGCCGGGCAGCAGAAGTACATAATTTATCCGAAAGG AGGCGAAGAGATAGGATCAATGAGAAGATGCGTGCATTGCAAGAACTTATTCCAAACTGCAATAAG GTGGACAAAGCTTCAATGCTTGATGAGGCCATAGAGTATCTGAAGACACTTCAACTTCAAGTGCAA ATTATGTCAATGGGAGCTGGTTTTTATATGCCTCCAATGATGTTACCAACTGGAATGCAACACATGAGTGCACCTCATATGGCTCATTTCTCTCCAATGGGCGTTGGAATGGGAATGGGAATGGGAATGGGAATGGGCTATGGGATGGGTATGCCAGACATGAATGTTGGACCTACGGGTTACCCTATGATTCAAGTGCCCCCCATGCAAGGAGCACATTTCCCTGGCCCACCTATATCAGGACACACTGCTATGCATGGGATGGCCGGATCTAACCTTCAGATGTTTGGGCTTCCTGGTCAAGGACTTCCAATGCCAATGCCTCGTGCACCATTAATTCCTTTGTCGGGAGGGCCTGTTATGAAGTCTGCCACAGGACTTAATGCCTGTGGGGTTGTAGGTCCTGTGGAAAATGTGGATTCAGCTCCAGCCTCTAGCTCAAAGGATCCAATGCAGAATGTTAATTCTCAAGCGATGCAAATCACTGGTGCTAGTAGCTCAATGACTCAGACATCTAGTCAG TGTCCAGCAACAAATGCAAGATTTGAACCATCTTCTTTGGTGCAAAATAATGGTCAAGTCTCAGATGTTGTTGGCAACACAGCTGTTAACTCTGCAAATGGAAATGACCTTGTGCCTAGTAAACCAGCTT GCTATGATTGA